The genomic region CCACGTTGTTGGCCAGTGTACTCTCGACCAGTATCGAAAATATTAAATTTTAGTTCGATTTTTTGTAGGCCATTACTCATCTTGAGTCTCCATTAAATCGGCAATACAGCCGTAAATTAGTGATTTAAGTTCATTTCTATTAGATGCATCAGATACAGAATCAAGAACCTTATTAATTTCGTCTTTATTTCCACTATCAATAGCGGTTATTAGGCCCTTAAATGTATCTTCATTAACACGCAATACGTCAGTAAATAACCAGTTCGCCGTTTTATTGAAATCAAATTTGTTCATGTCTGGGTCTAACATTTGCATCATCGTTAAGACTGTTGTTGCAAAATTAGCACGACTGTCACGAGCAGTTGCTTCTTCACGCTCCAATACGTTATTAAGACTGTTAAATTCTAATCGCCATGGCTTATCTGTCTCTGTGTATATCTTTCCCCACTTCATTAGAACATGAAGCTCACAGAGCCGCTCTGAGCCGATTTTTATAGCGCGTCTAATCTGATTTGCTTTGATTGCTGCAATCATGGATTGCGTCCACCAACCGCCTTCACCTAATCCCCCGCTCATATCATCAGTGAATCCCAGGAGTGATTTATCTGCGCCTAAAGCTGAACAAAGTCTGTTTATATGAAAGTTAACGTCTTCAATTGCACTGATATTCACTTCCGATTGTTCTGTTTGTATATTGAGTGAACCTGAACCGTCAGCTGGAACGGGTAAGACGTGGTTATCAATAGTTGAAATATGACCTCGCAGCGCAGAACGACGAGACGAAAGATGCAATTTTCTTTTTAGTTGCGTCATTATCGTGTTGTAGTATTTAGCTGCTAGTGCGGGATTTTTATTACCTGTTTGTATTGTGATAAAACGGTCACGTTTAGCTGCATTTTGGCGTGATTGATTTAATGA from Photobacterium toruni harbors:
- a CDS encoding portal protein; protein product: MTATTKKQSLLSRLYLGLKSSDQEAVNELPANSSYYDPSGIHHLLDDDDDKSGIETNTLITPFPCNRTEGYVVFDRMANDPTIDSALKMHVANALSAKTDTSEILFIQSTKNADDKIVSDLRNTIGKWLNENIESIAYQTAKYGINYVRPYMDQGKGIVHIRYDHYTHPAYVTQYERAGLPCGFTSKYQRVLEREGIIKLMVPWRYVAFKIPKWGDGNNYVEPLRINPLAFDIDDDDFMNEEPIESQDYGSSLIRTAFDPWTDLNESTLSLNQSRQNAAKRDRFITIQTGNKNPALAAKYYNTIMTQLKRKLHLSSRRSALRGHISTIDNHVLPVPADGSGSLNIQTEQSEVNISAIEDVNFHINRLCSALGADKSLLGFTDDMSGGLGEGGWWTQSMIAAIKANQIRRAIKIGSERLCELHVLMKWGKIYTETDKPWRLEFNSLNNVLEREEATARDSRANFATTVLTMMQMLDPDMNKFDFNKTANWLFTDVLRVNEDTFKGLITAIDSGNKDEINKVLDSVSDASNRNELKSLIYGCIADLMETQDE